One stretch of Bosea vaviloviae DNA includes these proteins:
- a CDS encoding tetratricopeptide repeat protein, with product MTIVTFRLRGRGPSTAVALVFFLALQAGASAQGAAATRTTEQLEPADSLEGNYLAAIVAGAGRDLGAASVYLREAIKGDPLNNDLLERGFVAFLADGAMSDAFRAAEKLIQRDPSNGLAQLAVGIRAIKQKSYQTARNHLQRGGRGRAADITATLLSAWAYAGSGQTNKALETLDRLKGEASYNLFRDYHAGLILDIAGRKVDAEKRLKSAYDAEKTTLRLVDLWARLQARNGNYDGAAATYGEFDRLLPNHPIVRDGLARVAAREPLARQVGTAQQGAAEVLYGLASAGNRQGDEAAALLYLRLAIYLDPSHDLAILTLGDILERSKQPEDAVAVYDKMPATSPLRPNAEIQAGLALETLGKSEESIKHLQALITERPDDVDALSALGNVYRTRKLFSEAAETYDKAIAKLAVPGRANWDLFYFRGIARERIKRWPEAEADLRKALELMPEPLGRERALVLNYLGYSLVDQHLKLDEALSMLRRAVELRPRDGYITDSLGWAYYRLGRYDDASRELERAMELRPSDPVINDHLGDVYWRTGRKLEATFQWNAARDLSPEPEDLVKIKQKIERGLEDSPSANAAEPKKDGG from the coding sequence ATGACAATCGTGACGTTTCGATTGAGGGGCCGCGGCCCGAGCACGGCGGTCGCCCTGGTGTTTTTTCTCGCATTGCAGGCCGGTGCCTCGGCTCAAGGGGCGGCTGCGACGCGCACGACGGAACAGCTGGAGCCCGCCGACAGCCTGGAAGGCAATTACCTGGCCGCGATCGTCGCGGGTGCCGGGCGCGATCTCGGCGCGGCCTCGGTCTATCTGCGCGAGGCGATCAAGGGCGATCCGCTGAACAATGATCTGCTGGAGCGCGGCTTCGTCGCCTTCCTGGCCGATGGCGCGATGAGCGATGCCTTCCGCGCCGCCGAGAAGCTGATCCAGCGTGATCCCAGCAACGGCCTGGCCCAGCTCGCGGTCGGCATCCGCGCGATCAAGCAGAAGAGTTACCAGACCGCGCGCAACCATCTCCAGCGCGGCGGCCGCGGCCGCGCCGCCGACATCACCGCGACCTTGCTCTCGGCCTGGGCCTATGCCGGCTCCGGCCAGACCAACAAGGCGCTCGAGACGCTCGACCGACTCAAGGGCGAGGCTTCCTACAACCTCTTCCGCGATTACCATGCCGGCCTGATCCTCGACATCGCCGGACGCAAGGTCGACGCCGAGAAGCGCCTGAAGAGCGCCTATGACGCGGAAAAGACGACGCTGCGCCTGGTCGATCTCTGGGCCCGCCTGCAGGCGCGCAACGGCAATTATGACGGCGCTGCCGCGACCTATGGCGAATTCGACCGCCTCTTGCCCAATCATCCCATCGTCCGGGACGGGCTTGCGCGGGTTGCTGCGCGCGAGCCGCTCGCCCGCCAGGTCGGCACGGCCCAGCAGGGCGCGGCCGAAGTCCTCTACGGCCTGGCCAGCGCCGGCAATCGCCAGGGCGACGAGGCCGCCGCGCTGCTCTATCTGCGCCTGGCGATCTATCTCGACCCCAGCCATGATCTGGCGATCCTGACGCTCGGGGATATCCTCGAACGCTCGAAGCAACCCGAGGATGCCGTCGCGGTCTACGACAAGATGCCGGCGACCTCGCCGCTGCGGCCCAATGCCGAGATCCAGGCGGGCCTGGCGTTGGAGACCCTCGGCAAATCTGAGGAATCGATCAAGCATCTGCAGGCGCTGATCACGGAACGCCCCGACGATGTCGATGCGCTCTCGGCGCTCGGCAATGTCTACCGCACCCGCAAGCTCTTCAGCGAGGCCGCCGAGACTTACGACAAGGCCATCGCCAAGCTCGCGGTTCCCGGGCGGGCGAACTGGGATCTGTTCTATTTCCGCGGCATCGCGCGCGAGCGCATCAAGCGCTGGCCCGAGGCCGAGGCGGATCTGCGTAAGGCGCTGGAGCTGATGCCGGAGCCGCTCGGCCGCGAACGCGCGCTGGTGCTGAACTATCTCGGCTATTCGCTGGTCGATCAGCATCTCAAGCTCGACGAGGCGCTCAGCATGCTGCGCCGCGCCGTCGAACTCAGGCCGCGCGACGGCTACATCACCGACTCGCTCGGCTGGGCCTATTACCGGCTGGGACGCTATGACGATGCGTCGCGCGAGCTCGAGCGCGCCATGGAATTGCGCCCCTCCGACCCGGTGATCAACGACCATCTCGGCGATGTCTATTGGCGCACCGGCCGCAAGCTGGAGGCGACCTTCCAGTGGAATGCGGCCCGCGATCTCAGCCCGGAGCCTGAGGATCTGGTCAAGATCAAGCAGAAGATCGAGCGCGGCCTGGAGGATTCGCCTTCCGCCAACGCCGCCGAGCCGAAGAAGGACGGCGGCTGA
- a CDS encoding 4-(cytidine 5'-diphospho)-2-C-methyl-D-erythritol kinase: protein MSAALTTRARAKVNLSLKVLGRRADGYHELESLVAFAGVGDELTLEPGLELGLSIGGPLGGGLEADERNLVLRAARALADEAGPLRWGRFHLVKRLPVASGIGGGSADAAGALRLLARLNGIARGEPALLRAAARVGADVPVCLDSRARVMAGIGERLGEPLHLPPLFAVLVNPGVPVETAAVFRALGLQPALPAVHEGQAKPSLRAQRSNPEAAALDAPLDCFAEPVLGLAEGKTRVLAMTRSSVGAAPGPTTGLIAALAESGNDLEAPARRVAPVLGEVLAVLAALPGCRLARMSGSGATCFALFDDCRASAAAAKALQKSRPGWWVKPTVLR from the coding sequence ATGTCAGCCGCGCTGACGACCCGTGCCCGCGCCAAGGTCAATCTGAGCCTGAAGGTGCTCGGCCGGCGTGCCGACGGCTATCACGAGCTCGAAAGCCTGGTCGCCTTCGCCGGCGTCGGCGATGAACTGACGCTCGAGCCCGGGCTGGAACTCGGCTTGAGCATTGGCGGCCCGCTTGGCGGCGGGCTCGAAGCCGATGAGCGCAACCTCGTCCTGCGCGCTGCCCGCGCGCTTGCCGATGAAGCCGGCCCGCTGCGCTGGGGCCGCTTCCACCTCGTCAAGCGCCTGCCCGTGGCATCGGGCATTGGCGGCGGTTCGGCCGATGCGGCGGGCGCGCTGCGCCTGCTGGCGCGCTTGAACGGAATTGCGCGTGGCGAGCCGGCTTTGCTGCGCGCAGCGGCCAGGGTCGGAGCCGATGTGCCTGTTTGCCTGGATTCGCGGGCACGGGTGATGGCCGGCATCGGTGAACGCCTCGGCGAGCCCTTGCATCTGCCGCCGCTTTTCGCCGTGCTGGTCAATCCGGGCGTGCCGGTCGAGACGGCGGCGGTGTTCAGGGCGCTGGGTTTGCAGCCGGCCTTGCCTGCTGTGCATGAGGGCCAGGCCAAACCGTCATTGCGAGCGCAGCGAAGCAATCCAGAAGCGGCAGCGCTCGACGCCCCCCTGGATTGCTTCGCGGAGCCTGTACTCGGGCTTGCCGAAGGCAAGACCCGGGTGCTCGCAATGACGCGTAGCTCGGTCGGGGCAGCTCCAGGACCGACCACCGGCCTGATCGCGGCGCTCGCCGAAAGCGGCAACGACCTCGAAGCCCCGGCGCGACGCGTGGCTCCGGTTCTCGGCGAGGTGCTTGCCGTGCTGGCGGCCTTGCCCGGCTGCCGGCTCGCTCGCATGTCGGGTTCGGGCGCGACCTGCTTTGCCCTGTTCGATGATTGCCGGGCGAGCGCCGCAGCCGCCAAGGCGCTGCAGAAGAGCCGGCCGGGCTGGTGGGTCAAGCCGACCGTGCTGCGTTGA
- a CDS encoding MFS transporter, whose translation MTASSDRQSKIGAVIRVSSGNFLEMYDFFVFGYYAAAIGKAFFPSGSEFAQLMAALMTFGAGFLMRPLGAIVLGTYIDHHGRRAGLLLTLGLMAFGTLTIALVPTYATIGLLAPVIVVIGRLVQGFSAGVELGGVSVYLSEIATPGNKGFYVSWQSGSQQIAVIFVALLGVWLSTVLPPEEMTAWGWRIPFLVGCLIVPLIFLLRRSMQETEEFSERKQSSNHPSPREILRSLTQNWQVVIIGMLLVTMTTVSFYFITAYTPTFGREVLKLTGLDALLVTVCVGLSNLFWLPVMGAVSDRVGRKPLLIIFTLLMFVSAYPALSWLVSEPSFLRLLEVELWLSFIYGSYNGAMVVALTEIIPVQLRTTGFSVAYSLATALFGGFTPAVSTYLIEMTGNRAVAGLWLMFAAACSLLATWLAYRQRPQVAVAAMSRAGLSPGG comes from the coding sequence ATGACGGCATCATCAGATCGCCAGTCGAAGATCGGGGCTGTCATTCGGGTATCGAGTGGCAATTTCCTGGAAATGTACGATTTCTTCGTCTTCGGCTATTACGCCGCGGCGATCGGCAAGGCCTTCTTCCCATCGGGCAGCGAGTTCGCCCAACTCATGGCGGCGCTGATGACCTTCGGCGCCGGTTTTCTGATGCGGCCGCTCGGCGCCATCGTGCTCGGCACCTATATCGACCATCATGGCCGCCGCGCCGGACTTCTCCTGACGCTCGGGCTGATGGCCTTCGGCACGCTCACCATCGCGCTGGTGCCGACCTATGCGACGATCGGCCTGCTGGCGCCGGTCATCGTCGTGATCGGCCGGTTGGTCCAGGGGTTTTCGGCGGGCGTCGAGCTCGGCGGCGTCTCCGTCTACCTGTCGGAGATCGCGACGCCTGGAAACAAGGGTTTCTATGTCAGCTGGCAGTCCGGCAGCCAGCAGATCGCGGTGATCTTCGTGGCGCTGCTCGGCGTCTGGCTCAGCACCGTCCTGCCGCCCGAAGAGATGACGGCCTGGGGCTGGCGCATCCCGTTCCTGGTCGGTTGCCTGATCGTGCCGCTGATCTTCCTGCTGCGCCGCTCGATGCAGGAGACCGAGGAATTCAGCGAGCGCAAGCAGAGCAGCAATCACCCCTCTCCCCGGGAAATCCTGCGCTCGCTCACTCAGAACTGGCAGGTCGTGATCATCGGCATGCTGCTGGTGACGATGACGACGGTGTCGTTCTATTTCATCACGGCCTACACGCCGACCTTCGGGCGCGAGGTTCTCAAGCTGACGGGCCTCGACGCCCTACTGGTGACGGTTTGCGTCGGCCTGTCCAACCTGTTCTGGCTGCCGGTCATGGGGGCGGTGTCCGACCGGGTCGGACGCAAGCCGCTGCTGATCATCTTCACGCTGCTGATGTTCGTCAGCGCCTATCCGGCCCTGTCCTGGCTCGTCTCCGAGCCGTCCTTCCTCAGGCTGCTGGAGGTCGAGCTCTGGCTCTCCTTCATCTATGGCAGCTATAACGGCGCCATGGTGGTCGCGCTGACCGAGATCATCCCGGTGCAATTGCGCACCACCGGATTCTCGGTCGCCTACAGCCTGGCGACGGCGCTGTTCGGCGGCTTCACACCTGCGGTCAGCACCTATCTGATCGAGATGACGGGGAACCGGGCTGTCGCGGGGCTCTGGCTGATGTTCGCAGCGGCCTGCAGCCTGCTCGCGACCTGGCTGGCCTATCGGCAGCGCCCGCAGGTCGCGGTGGCGGCCATGAGCCGCGCCGGATTGTCACCCGGCGGCTGA
- a CDS encoding polyprenyl synthetase family protein, translated as MGVVVAFEDKEAGQDAGKARIETLVGLTRADMERVNAMILSRTGSDVTMIPEVANHLISSGGKRLRPMLTLATAALCDYRGEGHVKLAASVEFMHTATLLHDDVVDQSDMRRGKLAARMLWGNEASVLVGDFLLGQAFKMMVEVGSLRALDILSTAAAVIAEGEVLQLSVAKNTETTEDEYLAVIRGKTAELFAAACEVGPVIAGAGKANAAACRSYGLNLGIAFQLIDDALDYGGVASKLGKNTGDDFREGKITLPVVLSFRRGTDTERAFWRRTLQNGEVNEGDLEEAQSIMRRHRALDDTIERAEHYAKMAKDALGLFPASPMKQALNETVDFCVSRAH; from the coding sequence ATGGGCGTCGTTGTTGCGTTCGAGGACAAGGAAGCGGGCCAGGATGCGGGCAAGGCCCGGATCGAGACCCTGGTCGGCCTGACCCGCGCCGACATGGAGCGCGTCAATGCGATGATCCTGTCGCGCACCGGCTCCGACGTCACCATGATCCCGGAGGTCGCCAACCACCTGATCTCGTCGGGCGGCAAGCGCCTGCGCCCGATGCTGACGCTGGCAACGGCGGCGCTGTGCGATTATCGCGGCGAAGGCCATGTCAAGCTCGCGGCCTCGGTCGAGTTCATGCACACCGCGACATTGTTGCATGACGACGTCGTCGACCAGAGCGACATGCGCCGCGGCAAGCTTGCCGCGCGCATGCTCTGGGGCAATGAGGCGAGCGTGCTCGTCGGCGATTTCCTGCTCGGCCAGGCCTTCAAGATGATGGTCGAGGTCGGCTCGCTGCGCGCCCTCGACATCCTCTCCACCGCAGCCGCCGTGATCGCCGAGGGCGAGGTGCTGCAGCTCTCCGTCGCCAAGAACACCGAGACGACCGAGGACGAGTACCTCGCCGTGATTCGCGGCAAGACGGCGGAGCTCTTCGCCGCCGCCTGCGAGGTCGGGCCCGTCATCGCCGGGGCTGGCAAGGCCAATGCCGCCGCCTGCCGCAGCTACGGCCTCAATCTCGGCATCGCCTTCCAGCTCATCGACGACGCGCTCGACTATGGTGGCGTCGCCTCCAAGCTCGGCAAGAACACCGGCGACGATTTCCGCGAGGGCAAGATCACCTTGCCGGTCGTGCTCTCCTTCCGGCGCGGCACCGACACCGAGCGCGCTTTCTGGCGCCGCACGCTCCAGAACGGCGAGGTCAACGAGGGCGATCTCGAAGAGGCCCAAAGCATCATGCGTCGCCATCGCGCGCTCGACGACACGATCGAGCGCGCCGAGCACTACGCCAAGATGGCCAAGGACGCGCTCGGCCTGTTCCCCGCCTCCCCGATGAAGCAGGCGCTGAACGAGACCGTCGATTTCTGCGTCTCGCGGGCGCATTGA
- a CDS encoding DUF2007 domain-containing protein has product MHELVRTNDIVLLGAIEALLASANLDCLIADQHISALEGMIGAFPRRLLVREADKMRARALLVDAGFGAELRDG; this is encoded by the coding sequence ATGCATGAACTCGTCCGCACCAACGATATCGTCCTGCTCGGAGCCATCGAGGCTCTGCTGGCCTCGGCCAATCTCGATTGCCTGATCGCCGATCAGCACATCAGTGCGCTGGAAGGCATGATCGGCGCCTTCCCGCGCCGGCTGCTGGTGCGCGAGGCCGACAAGATGCGGGCGCGGGCGCTGCTGGTCGATGCCGGCTTCGGCGCGGAACTGCGCGATGGCTGA
- a CDS encoding tRNA1(Val) (adenine(37)-N6)-methyltransferase, whose amino-acid sequence MAESQPASLLGEIGEDRLLDGRLILLQPKKGHRAGSDAILLAAALPELGEGPLLDMGAGVGTVGLAAALAQPRLHVVLAERDPELAALARENIASNGLEARVAALAVDIAAPVAALTEAGLIPASFACVAMNPPFYAARETKASPVPNRRAAHVVEGGLGDWLKAARRLLRPGGRIAIIHRAEALAEILAGLATGFGALEIRPVHALADRPAVRVLVTAVLNSKKPAALLPAFILNRPEGGFTAASEALHRGAARLRGDQ is encoded by the coding sequence ATGGCTGAATCGCAACCGGCCTCATTGCTCGGCGAAATCGGCGAGGATCGCCTGCTCGATGGGCGCCTGATCCTGCTCCAGCCGAAAAAGGGTCATCGCGCCGGCAGCGACGCGATCCTGCTCGCGGCGGCCTTGCCTGAACTGGGCGAGGGGCCTCTGCTCGACATGGGCGCGGGCGTCGGCACGGTCGGCCTCGCCGCCGCCCTGGCGCAGCCGCGCCTGCACGTGGTGCTGGCCGAGCGCGATCCGGAGCTTGCAGCCCTGGCGCGGGAGAACATCGCCTCCAACGGCCTCGAGGCGCGCGTCGCGGCGCTGGCTGTGGATATCGCTGCCCCAGTCGCCGCCTTGACCGAGGCCGGCCTGATCCCGGCGAGTTTCGCTTGCGTCGCGATGAACCCGCCCTTCTATGCGGCGCGGGAGACGAAGGCCTCGCCGGTCCCGAATCGGCGCGCCGCCCATGTCGTCGAGGGCGGGCTGGGGGACTGGCTGAAGGCGGCGCGCCGTCTGCTCCGGCCCGGCGGGCGGATCGCGATCATCCACCGCGCCGAGGCGCTGGCCGAAATCCTGGCCGGGCTCGCGACGGGCTTCGGCGCGCTGGAGATCCGGCCGGTCCATGCGCTGGCCGACCGGCCGGCCGTGCGCGTCCTCGTTACGGCCGTGCTGAACAGCAAAAAGCCGGCAGCGTTGCTGCCGGCTTTCATTCTCAATCGCCCCGAGGGCGGTTTCACGGCCGCCAGCGAAGCGCTGCACCGTGGCGCCGCGAGGCTTCGCGGCGATCAGTAG
- a CDS encoding glycine--tRNA ligase subunit alpha yields MNPTRSFQGLLLTLQRFWAERGCVILQPYDMEVGAGTSHPGTMLRSLGPRPWRAAYVQPSRRPKDGRYGENPNRLQHYYQFQVILKPNPPNLQELYLQSLEAIGIDMQLHDIRFVEDDWENPTLGAWGLGWECWCDGMEVSQFTYFQQVAGIECAPVSGELTYGLERLACYLQNVESIMELNFNGLEGDAKVTYREVFLQAEQEYSRYNFEHADTAALFRRFAEAEAECRALLEKGESGERHLMVQPAYDQCLKAGHSFNLLDARGVISVTERQSYILRVRELAKACGAAWLKTAGGGAN; encoded by the coding sequence ATGAACCCGACCCGCTCCTTCCAGGGGCTGCTCCTGACCCTGCAGCGCTTCTGGGCCGAGCGCGGCTGCGTCATCCTCCAGCCCTATGACATGGAGGTCGGCGCCGGCACCTCCCATCCCGGCACGATGCTGCGCTCGCTTGGGCCGAGGCCCTGGCGCGCGGCTTATGTCCAGCCCTCGCGCCGGCCCAAGGACGGACGCTATGGCGAGAACCCGAACCGGCTGCAGCATTACTACCAGTTCCAGGTCATCCTGAAGCCGAACCCGCCGAACCTGCAGGAGCTCTATCTGCAGTCGCTCGAGGCGATCGGCATCGACATGCAGCTGCACGACATCCGCTTCGTCGAGGATGATTGGGAGAACCCGACGCTCGGCGCCTGGGGGCTGGGCTGGGAATGCTGGTGCGACGGCATGGAGGTGAGCCAGTTCACCTATTTCCAGCAGGTCGCCGGCATCGAATGCGCACCTGTCTCGGGCGAGCTGACCTACGGCCTCGAACGCCTCGCCTGCTATCTGCAGAATGTCGAGAGCATCATGGAGCTCAATTTCAACGGGCTCGAAGGCGACGCGAAGGTCACCTATCGCGAGGTCTTCCTCCAGGCCGAGCAGGAATATTCGCGCTATAATTTCGAGCATGCCGATACGGCCGCTTTGTTCCGGCGCTTCGCCGAGGCCGAGGCCGAATGCCGCGCCCTGCTCGAAAAGGGCGAAAGCGGCGAGCGCCATCTCATGGTCCAGCCGGCCTATGACCAATGCCTCAAGGCCGGCCACAGCTTCAATCTGCTCGATGCGCGCGGCGTGATCTCGGTCACCGAGCGCCAGAGCTACATCCTGCGTGTCCGCGAACTGGCGAAAGCCTGCGGCGCCGCCTGGCTGAAGACCGCCGGCGGGGGAGCGAACTAA
- a CDS encoding glycine--tRNA ligase subunit beta yields MPDLLLELFSEEIPARMQRKAADDLRKLVTDALVERGLVYEGAKAFATPRRLALHIAGLPVRGRDVREERKGPRVGAPEAAILGFLKAAGLTSLDQATIISDPKKGDSYVAIIEKPGQETVAAIAEIVPAVIRSFPWPKSMRWGAASAAGASLRWVRPLHSILCTFGAETEEPEVVPFEVDGIASSNITYGHRFHAPGAIPVKRFDDYVSSLDKAKVVLDADRRKEIILNDARTLAFAQGLELVEDEGLLEEVAGLVEWPVVLMGSFEERFLEIPGEAIRATIRTNQKCFVLSSPSPLGGEGGIASAMTDEGTSGSSFPHPSASQTPSPNHLGLARDGQSKGPISATADIGGGEGKLANRFLLTANLLASDGGKVITAGNERVVRARLSDAAYFFATDKGDLPDLATLKESAEKLDLKLAKPLDQRMAKLDKLGVVFHAKLGTQGERVQRIAALARELAPIVGADPDLTERAAKLAKADLPTEMVGEFPELQGLMGRKYAELQGEHPSVCAAIEEHYKPLGPSDRVPTDPVSVAVALADKLDTLVGFWAIDEKPTGSKDPYALRRAALGVIRLVVENGVRLKLATVLLGPLRFSRVHANVAEQRRHAGGHASENRETALRLATLASEATEIGNRLRLGASAQPDEMDSVVDLLSFFHDRLKVMLRDQGARHDLVDAVLAGSPSPLGGEGGIASAMTDEGTSGSSFPHPSASQTPSPPRGEGSDDLLLITHRVAALARFLETQDGKSLLAGYKRAANILKAEEKKDGEGAFAGAADLQLIAGAGLIEEKALAVALANATPAAAAAVAKEDYEGAMAALAELRPAVDAFFDQVTVNDPDPALRINRLKLLNQLREATRAVADFGRISG; encoded by the coding sequence ATGCCTGATCTCCTGCTCGAACTCTTCTCCGAAGAGATCCCCGCCCGCATGCAGCGCAAGGCGGCCGACGATCTGCGGAAGCTCGTCACCGATGCGCTGGTCGAGCGCGGCCTCGTCTATGAGGGCGCGAAAGCCTTCGCCACGCCGCGCCGGCTCGCGCTCCACATCGCCGGCCTGCCGGTGCGCGGCCGCGATGTCCGCGAGGAGCGCAAGGGGCCGCGCGTCGGCGCGCCCGAGGCCGCGATCCTGGGCTTCCTCAAGGCAGCTGGGCTTACCTCGCTCGATCAGGCGACGATCATCAGCGACCCAAAAAAGGGCGACAGCTACGTCGCCATCATCGAGAAGCCGGGGCAGGAGACGGTTGCGGCCATCGCCGAGATCGTGCCCGCCGTGATCCGCAGCTTCCCCTGGCCGAAATCGATGCGCTGGGGCGCGGCGTCGGCGGCTGGCGCGAGCCTGCGCTGGGTGCGCCCGCTGCACTCGATTCTCTGCACCTTCGGGGCCGAGACCGAGGAGCCGGAGGTGGTTCCCTTCGAGGTTGACGGCATCGCGTCCTCCAACATCACTTACGGCCACCGCTTCCATGCGCCGGGCGCGATTCCCGTCAAGCGTTTCGACGATTACGTTTCGTCGTTGGACAAGGCGAAGGTCGTGCTCGATGCCGACCGGCGCAAGGAGATCATCCTCAACGACGCCCGCACGCTCGCCTTCGCGCAGGGCCTCGAACTGGTCGAGGATGAGGGTTTGCTGGAGGAGGTCGCGGGTCTGGTCGAATGGCCTGTCGTGCTGATGGGCTCCTTCGAGGAGCGCTTCCTGGAGATTCCTGGCGAGGCGATCCGGGCGACGATCCGAACGAACCAGAAGTGCTTCGTGCTCAGTTCTCCTTCCCCCCTCGGGGGGGAAGGTGGCATCGCGTCAGCGATGACGGATGAGGGGACGTCAGGCTCGTCTTTCCCTCATCCGTCTGCTTCGCAGACACCTTCTCCCAACCATCTCGGGCTTGCTCGAGATGGACAATCTAAGGGGCCAATATCGGCAACGGCCGACATTGGTGGGGGAGAAGGAAAGCTCGCCAACCGCTTCCTGCTGACCGCGAATCTCCTCGCCAGCGATGGCGGCAAGGTCATCACCGCCGGCAATGAGCGCGTCGTGCGCGCCCGCCTCTCCGACGCCGCCTATTTCTTCGCGACCGATAAGGGCGATCTGCCCGATCTCGCCACGCTGAAGGAGAGCGCCGAGAAGCTCGATCTCAAGCTGGCCAAGCCGCTCGACCAGCGCATGGCCAAGCTCGACAAGCTCGGCGTCGTCTTCCACGCAAAACTCGGCACGCAAGGCGAGCGCGTCCAGCGCATCGCGGCGCTGGCGCGCGAGCTCGCGCCGATCGTCGGGGCCGATCCGGACCTCACTGAGCGCGCGGCAAAGCTCGCCAAGGCCGACCTGCCGACCGAAATGGTCGGCGAGTTCCCGGAATTGCAGGGTTTGATGGGCCGCAAATATGCGGAACTCCAGGGCGAGCATCCCAGCGTCTGCGCCGCGATCGAGGAGCACTACAAGCCGCTCGGCCCCTCCGACCGTGTCCCGACCGATCCAGTTTCGGTCGCTGTGGCGCTCGCCGACAAGCTCGACACGCTGGTCGGCTTCTGGGCGATCGACGAGAAGCCGACCGGAAGCAAGGACCCTTATGCGCTGCGCAGAGCGGCGCTGGGGGTGATCCGGCTGGTGGTTGAGAATGGGGTGCGACTCAAGTTGGCCACGGTACTTCTGGGCCCGCTCCGCTTTTCTCGTGTCCACGCGAATGTCGCCGAGCAGAGGAGACACGCGGGCGGGCACGCGAGCGAAAATCGCGAAACGGCGCTGCGCCTCGCTACGCTCGCTTCCGAAGCCACAGAGATTGGCAATCGACTGAGACTTGGTGCGTCGGCTCAGCCGGACGAGATGGACTCTGTCGTCGACCTCCTCTCCTTCTTCCACGATCGCCTCAAAGTCATGCTGCGCGACCAGGGCGCGCGGCATGATCTGGTCGACGCCGTGCTCGCTGGCTCACCTTCCCCTCTCGGGGGGGAAGGTGGCATCGCGTCAGCGATGACGGATGAGGGGACGTCAGGCTCGTCCTTCCCTCATCCGTCTGCTTCGCAGACACCTTCTCCCCCAAGGGGAGAAGGAAGCGACGACCTCCTGCTCATCACTCATCGCGTCGCGGCGCTCGCTCGCTTCCTCGAGACGCAGGACGGCAAGAGCCTGCTCGCCGGCTACAAGCGCGCCGCCAATATCCTCAAGGCCGAGGAGAAGAAGGATGGCGAGGGCGCCTTCGCCGGGGCGGCCGACCTGCAGTTGATCGCAGGCGCCGGCCTGATCGAGGAGAAGGCGCTGGCCGTCGCTTTGGCGAACGCCACCCCTGCAGCCGCCGCTGCCGTGGCGAAGGAAGACTATGAGGGCGCGATGGCGGCGCTGGCCGAATTGCGCCCGGCGGTCGACGCCTTCTTCGACCAGGTCACGGTCAACGATCCCGACCCGGCGCTGCGCATCAACCGCCTGAAGCTGCTCAACCAGCTCCGCGAAGCAACCCGCGCGGTGGCGGATTTCGGGCGTATTTCGGGATAG